The segment GTGCCTGAGCATGTTTGGATTGGCAGCGAAACGAATTGATTGTTAGTGAACTCTATTATTGGAAACAAACGTGTTGGTCGAACGCTGATGTATTAGATACAATACAATCAACAATCAGACCGCACAATTTATTAGTCAATCGAGCCCCAGCCCTGATACAGTCAAACTCTAAGTCGTGTAACTGGTGTTATTCATGGAGGCTCGGCGTAAAAGCTAAGTGACTATTGAAAACTTCATTTCACAAAGAAAGGTTGGAAGATTCAGAGAAAGAACAATCATTCTGGAATTGCTCCCTCTTCGTATTCTAGTTGTTCTGATTCAATATATATTCTCAAGAATTCCAAAACATTCTCATACTCTGATTGGGGCGGGACATCGACCGATATTAAATTGTTGAGATGGCTACCTTCCCAATCACACCCTAACTTTTCGAGCTCCTCACAAACTCGTTTCATGCATGATAAGTCGTATAAAATAATTCTCAGGGTAATATGACCAAGATACTCAACCTTTTCTTCAAATATCAGTTCGCCAGTTTCTGTACTCGCTTTAACAATGTCGCCATAAGCTATCCCTCTTACAAAAAATGGTATGTTGGCGATTTCATACATTCCTTCTTCACGTTCAATTGCCCAAAGTGACTCCGCTGTAACAGGGGGCCAACCATCTTCGTCCTGTTCCAAGAGAAAATTTATTTTGCTAAGAGCATCCTTGTCTTTAATTTGATGATTCAATGATTTCATCCTATTTGCTTTTGCATCCTTTTTCCAAGTTACAGTCTCGACACCACATCTGACCTTTCTCTGGAGATTCAGTACCTCGTAAGGTAAGAATCTCTGGCGTGCTTCATTGCCTGAGAAGTGTTTGAACCATTAGGTGAGACAGACATAGGAAACAAAAAATGAATGATCAACTCAAAATGACTGATTCGGACTCGACCGAAATAGTCAGACCATTGG is part of the Polystyrenella longa genome and harbors:
- a CDS encoding DUF4265 domain-containing protein; amino-acid sequence: MKSLNHQIKDKDALSKINFLLEQDEDGWPPVTAESLWAIEREEGMYEIANIPFFVRGIAYGDIVKASTETGELIFEEKVEYLGHITLRIILYDLSCMKRVCEELEKLGCDWEGSHLNNLISVDVPPQSEYENVLEFLRIYIESEQLEYEEGAIPE